The Candidatus Zixiibacteriota bacterium genomic sequence GAGATAATGCGGAAAACTCAGCAGCATCACGTTACCGAAACAGAACCCCGCAAGCGCGACACGGCCGTACAACGCGCGCATGGACCGATCGGGACGTTTCCCGTCCAGCTGCTTCAGGGTGATTTCGGGCGCGTAACCGAGCGACGCCAGCAATTCGACCAGCTGGCGAAGGCTCGTGCGCGACGGGTCGAACACGACAGACAGCGTACGCCGTGGGAAATCCACCCGCGTCTCGGCGAGCCCGTCCGTAAACGCGTGCAGGTTCTCCAGGAGCCACACGCACGAACTGCAGTGCATTTGGGGAATGCGCAGATGAATACGGGCCGCCGACGCACTTCGGAAGTCAAGCAGCCGGTCGAGTACCGACTCGTCGTCAAGATAGGTGTACGAACTGTCCGGCGAGAAAGCACCCGGCTTCAAACCGGGCCGGGCCCCCAGGCGGTAGTACTCCCCGAGATCCTTGTCGTGCAGCAACTCGTACACGGTCCGACAGCCGGCACAACAAAACACGGCGCCGGATTGGTCGCAGATCTCCGGGCCGCAGGGATCGCCACAATGGGCACACACCGATACCGCTGTTAACGCTTGTTCCATACACCGCTGCCGTGCATGGAGCAATATATACACTATTGGCCGGGGATTGGCAATATAAAGTCTGAGATGGACCCACAAAGCCCAACATTTACGATGGTCGCCCGAGGGAAAACCATACAAAAAAGTAGACTATCCGGCCCTCGAATCCCCCTCAGTCGTCGGCAATGTCCAGCTCCTTCACGAGCCGGCGAAGGTTGGCCGGATCGACCTTCAGCGCTCGCGCCGCGGCGTTTTTGTTGTTGCCGCACCGGGCCAGCGCGGACCGCACCAGATTGCGGCGAAACTGCCGGGTCGCCTCCGCCAGCCCTGGATCATCCCCTTCAACATCATCAACCGGCTCTTTCATCTCCAGCACGCGACGAACATCCTCGGCAAGAATCACCCCGGAATCGACATGCAGCAGAAGATCTTTGATTCGCTCATCTACCTGGCGAACGTTGCCGCGCCAGTCGAACGTCGTAAAAACCGTCATCGCCTCCGGATCGATCAGCCGCGGCGGCAAACCCTTGCCGACCGTCTGCCGTTCCACGAACGCTTCCACCAGCAGCGGGATGTCCTCGCGGCGGTCGCGAAGCGGCGGCACATCGATCTGCACCACCTTCAGGCGAAAATAGAGATCTTCCCGAAACGTACCGTGCGCGATCATCTCTTCCAGATTGCGATTTGTCGCACAGATAACTCTCGCGCTGGTGCGGTGCCAGTCCGTCGACCCCAGCATCTGATACTCCCCGGTATCCAGGACCCGAAGTAGTTTTGCCTGCGTCCCGAGGTCCAGATCGCCGATCTCATCGAGGAATATCGTCCCGCGGTCGGCATACTCGAAATGTCCGATTCGTCGATTCTTCGCATCGGTGAAGGCCCACTTGACGTGCCCGAACAATTCCGACTCAACCAGATCACGCGACTTGTGCCAGCACTGAAACGGAACGAACGGGCCGGCGCGGCGATCGCTGGCGTTGTGAATCGCACGAGCCACCAGCTCCTTCCCCGTGCCGGATTCTCCCCGTATCATCACCTTGTTGTCTGACCGGGCCACCCGGTAGATGAGACGGAATACGTCCTTCATCACCTCCGACCGGCCGATCATCTGGTAGGCGCCCTGCGCGATCTCCAGCAGGCGGGCGCTGTCCTGCTCGAGGCGATACATCTCGACCGCGTTGCGCACGTGGCAAATCAAATCGCCGACCGGACCCGCCTTCTCGATGCACGCAAACAAACTCTCCACGAAATCGCCGTCGTCTGCGTTGATATCGCCAAGATACGCCGAGTTGAGTATGATCTTCGTGAGCGGAGACAGTTTTCGGATCTCTCTGGCCGCCGTGAAGCCGTCCATTTTCGGCATCCGCTTGTCCATGACCGTGACCGCGATTTGCTCCGCCGTTCGGACAACCTCAATCGCCTCGCCGCCCGACGGCACTGCAATCACGTCGTAGTCAAAGGACAGAAGCGTCTGCAGTGTCTTCAGTGCGTCCCGATCGTCGTCGACGACAAGCACCTTGACGTCGCCTGTGTGGTTGGATTCCCCCACTGATGTGCCCTCAGATAAGTTTGATGATCTTTCGCAACAGTTCAAAGACTCGCGTGAGCTTGCCCGCCCGGCGACCGTCAACACGTCTCGTCTCGGATGCTTTTTCTCTGCCCCTTGTTGTAGCCCGACATGACGAGCGGCCGACGCACGCTCCGGCAAGAACGCGGACAATCACCGCTCCTTTACCCGGTGAAAACGAACATAACTCTTGGATCCACAAGCGTCAAGTCCGATAGGCCGCATCAGCATCCGGCCCGTGACGCCTCCGACAGCAAATCCGTGCCGTTTGCATTCTCCTTGCCGTTTTCCGAAAAACTCGTATATTTCCATCCAGATTGCGGAAAGCCGCAGTCTCGGAGGTGCCGCCTTGCACGAGTTATCGATCGCGAAGTCGATTGTCGACTCGGTCCTCGCCTCAGTTGCCGAGCGACCGTCCGCCGCTATTGCCTCCGTCCATCTTCGTATCGGTGAGCTGACCGATATCGCCGCCGATGCACTCGAATTCGGATTCTCCGTCCTCTCCCGTGGAACGCGACTCGAACACACGACCCTTCGCATAGAATCCGTCCCGATCGTCACCCGAT encodes the following:
- a CDS encoding hydrogenase maturation nickel metallochaperone HypA, which translates into the protein MHELSIAKSIVDSVLASVAERPSAAIASVHLRIGELTDIAADALEFGFSVLSRGTRLEHTTLRIESVPIVTRCNACRQTFTVEDYLFVCPACNSGDLHMLHGDELEIDHVILNEPDHPDTNHPRK
- a CDS encoding sigma-54 dependent transcriptional regulator, with protein sequence MGESNHTGDVKVLVVDDDRDALKTLQTLLSFDYDVIAVPSGGEAIEVVRTAEQIAVTVMDKRMPKMDGFTAAREIRKLSPLTKIILNSAYLGDINADDGDFVESLFACIEKAGPVGDLICHVRNAVEMYRLEQDSARLLEIAQGAYQMIGRSEVMKDVFRLIYRVARSDNKVMIRGESGTGKELVARAIHNASDRRAGPFVPFQCWHKSRDLVESELFGHVKWAFTDAKNRRIGHFEYADRGTIFLDEIGDLDLGTQAKLLRVLDTGEYQMLGSTDWHRTSARVICATNRNLEEMIAHGTFREDLYFRLKVVQIDVPPLRDRREDIPLLVEAFVERQTVGKGLPPRLIDPEAMTVFTTFDWRGNVRQVDERIKDLLLHVDSGVILAEDVRRVLEMKEPVDDVEGDDPGLAEATRQFRRNLVRSALARCGNNKNAAARALKVDPANLRRLVKELDIADD